Part of the Camelus dromedarius isolate mCamDro1 chromosome 11, mCamDro1.pat, whole genome shotgun sequence genome is shown below.
AAGCCTGAGTTTTAGAGTCAGACTTactaggttcaaatcctagctgtGCTATTTCCTTATCagagtgactttgggcaagttacctaactcAGCTTTCTTACCTACAAAgtgaagataataataaataGCTCTGTGGGAGAATTAGATGAGATGATTGTAAAATTCATAGCCTGAGCTGTGCCCTAGCTCAATAAAAGTTTGTTACCTTCTCAATAATGGTGATTTGTTTAGTGTGTGACTCAatgtggtttttttaaattttggtaccGTAAAATTTACCATCACACCTATTTTCAATGTGATTTTTTATAACTGCTTTTCTGACTCTTGAGTTTGGGAAATGAGGTCAACTCTAGAGTGGGCCGTGAAGCCTCTCTGTGCCCAGGGAACTTTGCACATCTGAGCCCAGAAAATAAGGGCTAGAAGGGCTCTTGGGCACAGCTGAATGGCTCTGAGCACTTGACCTCACTTTGGTTTCCAGCCTGGGAAGGGCTGACGGGGCCCAGCACTTTTCCCAGGGTCAGTAAAAGGCAGAGGTTTGAAGTTAGGCATCACCAGGTTCTCAGTGGGGCCTCTAAGGCCCCCCTCCCACTTTACAGGGAAAAGAGGAGGTGGCTGAATAGAGGAGGATATGAGATTGGTTCTCTgttcctccttctccctgcttTCCCTCATacccatcctctcccccacagcAGCCGTCTCCCCCACAGAgactgggaagagggaggggggcGGAGTTGGGGACTGAGGGATCAGAAGCCCCGCAGTGCCCAGTATTATCTGAAGGAAGCTCTGGCCGGGGCAGCTGTGCTGGCTCATGCTCCCAGCTCCCACTGCCACCTCCATCAGCATGATGCTGGGGTGTCTGGGGCTCTGGGCACTGCTTCCCGCGGCTGTGCAAGGTGAGTGTCTACGGGGAGGGGCAGGGTCTCTCCACCTACCCATTAAGGGACGGGGCACTTGAAGCAGCCGCCACCCCTTGGGAAGATGGTGAGTGGGGTGGGTGAGTGAGGGTGAAGGGTAGAGCCATGTGTCCCCCTGATGGAGATCAGGTTCCAGGTCTCTGCTGACCCTGTTTCCTCCTGTGGCTTTACCATGCTGGCCCTGGGATGTAAAACGTGTTTTGTCTCTCCTTTGGCTGCTATTTTTGCCCCTGCATTCACTCCCATTtgcaccctcccctctccccatcctgggCCGCAGCGCCCCCAAGCAGGCGGACCTGTGTGTTCTTTGAGGCCCCTGGAGTGCGGGGAAGCGCAAAGACACTGGGGAAGCTGCTGGGTGCGGGACCAGGCCCCCCCAGGGTTATCCGCTGCCTCTACAGCCGCTGCTGCTTTGGGATCTGGAACCTGACCCAAGACCAAGACCAGGCCCAGGTGGAGATGCAAGGTGAATGGCACAGCTTGTGGCAGGTGATAGCCAGGGTAGGAGAGAGGCACATggagggggtggtggcagctgagGAGAGAAGTGGAATGTGTGGAGGGAAAGAAGAGCCCTTGAGAGGTGGAAAGGATGCCTCTGATAGAGAAGGGACACCCTCTGTGTTCCCACCCCTATTATGCTTGCTGGtgcactctctctccctccctttctccctttttctctcctcctcccaatcGCACCCCATCAGGATGCTGGGACAGCGACGAGCCAGGCTGTGAGTCCCCCCACTGTGACCCAAGCCCCAGAGCCCATCCTAGCCCCAGCTCTACTCTCTTCACCTGCTCCTGTAGCACTGACTTCTGCAATGCCAATTACAGCCATCTGCCTCCTCCGGGGATCCCTGGGATTCCTGGTTCCCAGGGTCCCCAGGCCATCCCAGGTAGCCACCAGGGTGCTGGAgccaggtgggggctggggcccaggttAGGATGAGAGGTAGAACCAGGGCCAATTCCCACCCTACTCCCGTCCCAAGCTTCCCTCCTACTGGCCTTGAGAAGTTGGTTGTCCTGGTGACTGGGAGATAAGGGGGCTTGTGACCAGGATGGGGGTGggtagaggagagggagaggagcagagggcaGATTTGGGGCCAGGCTCATTCAGCCTACATTCTTGCCTTAACACACAGGGGAGTCCATCTGGATGGCGCTGGTGCTGCTGGGGCTggttctcctcctcctgctgctgctgagcaGCATCATTTTGGGTACTAGTctgccccaccccactcttgTGACCCTAGGACACTGCCCCCAAGTTCTGACCCCCTCCAGGCTCCCCGATCCCCATTACCTCCCACAGAGCCTCCTTCCCAGTCTCCATGCCCATGAACCCTGACCCTAAGGCTCttctctgccccagccctgctccaacGGAATGCCTGCCGAGTGCAAGGTGGGCcagagccggagccggagccagaggcagACCCAGACTCGGGCAGGGACTGGAGTGCCGAGCTGCCCGAGCTGCCCGAGCTGTGCTTCTCCCAGGtgcccagggaggaagggagggggtctCTAGGCACTCATGGAGGGTGTGCTGGGGAGGAAGCCCCAGTACTAACTGAGGCCCACACCCAGCACCGTGTCCCCACCAGGTAATCCGGGAAGGAGGTCATGCAGTGGTGTGGGCTGGGCAGCTGCGAGGCAAGCTGGTAGCCATCAAGGCCTTCCCCCTGAGGGCTGTGGCCCAGTTCCAAGCCGAGAGAGCACTGTATGAGCTGCCAGGCCTACAGCATGACCACATTGTCCGCTTTATCGCCGCCAGCAGGGGCAGCCCTGGCCCCCTGCCCTGTGGGCCCCTGCTGGTGCTGGAACTGCACCCCAAGGTGAGGCGGGAGGAATGTATCTGTGAGTGtttgcctgtgtgtgtatgtgggaggGGCGCTGGATGGCCACTGGGCCCTGTCCACGTTTATTCTTCTGCTTTAGACTGCCTCTTTTCTAgagcaataaaaatgatttttattgtttttttctttttattacacaAGCAATACttgctaaattttttttactcATAATATATAgacaaagaaagggagaaatcaaAACAATTCATATTCCCAACCTTAAGGAAAACCACTGTTAAAGAAATACCTCCAGGCATAGCCCTCcaaactcattcatttattcattcaacaaatacctaTGAACTATATGTCACACTTCCTGTACTAGGGAAAACATACCTAATCCCTGCCTTTTCAGATTTTATAGAGTAGGAGGGAGACAGAAGTGGATCAAGCagacacaaaaagaaatgtaaagtGTCAAGCGCATTAAGTGGAAAGAGAGGtactataagaaaagaaaaaggggggagggtatagctcagtggttgagtgtgtgcctagcatgcacaaggtcctgggttcaatccccagcacctccattaaaaaacaaacaaacaaacaaacaaattacctctccccaacAAATTAATTaactagttatttttaaaaaagaaagaaaagaagaaggatctGAGACTCAAAGGGAGGACCATGGGCAataaggatgaggaggaagaggtagGCGGGGCCAGACCACACCGGGCTTGAGAGCCTGCTAATGACTTGGGACTTTGTCAGCACCTATAGTTCCTCTGAAATCTTGAATTCTGGAGAGTCCCTTCTTTGCCTCACTGCCCAGCTCAGAAATCACTGCTTCTctggtttcatttgtttgtttaactttcCTGGCACGTGGAAGGTACTCAATAACGTTTGTAGAATGAAGGCCTCCTTTACTCCTTTcccttcacttcctgcttgcTTCTTGAAGGCTGCTTTCCGACCCAACAGCTCCCCCAAGCCGCGCTCTGCTACAGGCTGACACCTCAGGCCAGGTGGTTCACGAGGGGTGCCCTTGCCTAGCCCGCCCTGCCTCTGCTGTTTCTGTCTTTATCCCAAGTCCTGTAAGGCAGTATGAGGTGGTTAACAGTGTGATGCTGGATTCAGACTGCTCGAGGTCAAGCTCTACTCCTCTCTCGCCAAGTGATTTCCAGCAAGTTTACTTGGCTCTCTCAAGCGCCTCATCTAAAACTGACAGGAATGCCTACCTCCCAGGTTGTAGTGAGGGTTCCAggaggcctggcacacagtacgTGCTCAGGACCCTTGAACTAGAGATGCTGTTCTTCCTGTCACTCTGACTGATGCGCATTCTCCCACCTCTGCTGCCCGCTGCCTTCACCTGGATGTGTCAGTGTGTAAGTCTGCTGGGAGATGCAGGGAAGT
Proteins encoded:
- the AMHR2 gene encoding anti-Muellerian hormone type-2 receptor, producing the protein MLPAPTATSISMMLGCLGLWALLPAAVQAPPSRRTCVFFEAPGVRGSAKTLGKLLGAGPGPPRVIRCLYSRCCFGIWNLTQDQDQAQVEMQGCWDSDEPGCESPHCDPSPRAHPSPSSTLFTCSCSTDFCNANYSHLPPPGIPGIPGSQGPQAIPGESIWMALVLLGLVLLLLLLLSSIILALLQRNACRVQGGPEPEPEPEADPDSGRDWSAELPELPELCFSQVIREGGHAVVWAGQLRGKLVAIKAFPLRAVAQFQAERALYELPGLQHDHIVRFIAASRGSPGPLPCGPLLVLELHPKGSLCHYLTQHTSDWGRSLRMALSLAQGLAFLHEERWQDGQYKPGIAHRDLSSQNVLIRDDGSCVIGDLGLALVLPGLAQPPTWAPTQPRGPAAIMEAGTQRYMAPELLDKTLDLQDWGTALRRADVYSLALLLWEILSRCPDLRPDSRPPPFQLAYEAELGSTPTTCELWTLAVEERRRPYIPSTWCCFTTDPGGLRELLEDCWDADPEARLTAECVQQRLTALARPQEAHPFLEG